The segment TTGTATCAGTACATAACCAAATAGTTTCTTGGTGCCACTCATTCCAATATGGGGCACTAGTGTTACTTCTTTTACCTTGAAATGAATGCTTATGAAGAAGTCTGTAGAAATGTATAAAATTGCTACTGTTTTATCTGTTTTCTTAATCTATCTAATAGGTAATTCAGTTATGGTAGCAGGAGGCGTTTCTCTAAGTTATAAAATTATCTTTTTTGAGATAATTTTTATGCTTGGTGTATTACTTTCTATAGACCTTTATATTACATTAAGGGAGCAAATCGGTATGCAAGTGCTTATTTATACTCTGTGCTCTATATGGGTTATAATCTATGATACCTCTTGGGGAGATAAGTATTGGCTATCTCTGGCTTTTTTAGGCTTATATAGTTATTTATATAGGACTATCTTTATTAAAAAACAATCACTCCATGTAGTTAAAAAACCTATTCCTTTGTGGTCTATTTGAGCGAGTAAAGGAGTTGTTGTACTATCATTCTGTCTGATTAAAAGTAGATACGCTGTCTAAATATTTCAAAAAATCAATTATCGCTATTTTTAGTTATTAAAAATAATCCACATCACAATCTTCCATTCTCATACAAAAAGCGAAAATTATTTGCTTTAAATATTTCTAATTCGAGCAAATAAGTTTATCTTCAAGGTATCTAACTACCTATACCATGAAAAACCCAAGATCACAAGAGCGAACTTACACTCTTTGTTCTCTCATTATACTACATATAGTGGGGTATTACATACTCCTCACTTATTTTCGGACCAATTGGAGCATACTGATTTATGGTGTGATCATAATGAGCCTATTCTTTTTGTTTCTTGAAGGTTATCGCTTTCGCAAGGAAGTGAGAATGGCTTACCTAAGCTCTTTCTTTACATTTGGTATGGCTTTTGGATTATCTTTTTTTACAAGTTGGTTCGATAGGCATTTGCTGTCTATTGGCTTTATTGCTTTACAAATGGGTATCTATAAGTTTCTGGCAGGAGAAATTATGCTGAAAATCCCATTTAAAGTGCGACGTATGGTTCTAAATTAAAAATCAAGTATTCCTACCCTATAAAAAACTTCCAACCCTACGTAGCAAATGGGTTTGGTATGCCTCTTTACTTTTATGGATAGAGTTTCACAAGAAAGGCATACTCCATAACAGACTTCGATGGCATGGGAGTTTTAAAGCTAATTCTTCACAAAAAAACGCCCAATTAAATTTTAAATAAAGCAAAGTCTATTTCGCATAGATATACAGAATTAAAGGATGCGAATTTAGATCTAAGTCAAAAGCTCGTCTTATCAGGGTTAAAATGATAACATGTCGGTGTCAAAGCATCGTCATGTCGGTGTCAAAATGAAGCTCTGGTTTTGAGTAGTAAAATAACGCATAATAATACTTATTTTCTATGTATAATTATACTTTAGAAAGAGGAGGGTAAAAAGATACTTCTGTATTGTGAATGTATAACTATTCAGATACTTCAAAAGTAAATATTGAATTATTGTAGAAGTACTCTTTCCTGGAGTCTGTATAATAAAATGTAGGATTTATCTCTTAGAGTAAATATGGGCTCAAGTTGCTATTTGATTGTTTTATTTCGATAGCATCTATCAATTAGTAAACCAAAAGAGCCTAAATTCAATCATTTATTTACTAAATCACTAAAATATTTTTTGATCTAAAATGAAAGAAGTAAAAACTCTGTAACTATTTTGTACAGCCTTTTAGAGGAATGTTGATCTTAAAATAATTTTCTTTTACACTTGCACGATTACAAACTATTTTGCTCCTTTCCGATAAATATTTAGCTTTATTATTTGCATAATAGTAATTATTTTGTATCTTGTTAGTGCAAATAAGTAGCAATAGATAGATTTGCATAGCAAATAGTTATTTTTTACTCTCTTTTGGGTAATAAATGCCAAGCTAGCAAACTTTATTCAAATTACGAATGTTAGTAAGTTTATACAGTAAATAGTGAATAACTATTTAACTTTTAAAAAAAGAACACCAGATGAATGATTTAAAATCAGGAATCTGTATTAAAAACCAAAACTACTTAAAAAATGAAATCGCTAAATCTTGAAAAGAGAACATTGATTCTATCAGGAGCAATTCTAGTTGCATTAGCTATAAGCTCTTTAACTTCTAGTATGCTTGCTGCGATTCTAATTATGCTAGTGATGCTTTTCGACTACGACAACGTTAGTTTGCCAAGAAGCAAGACAACAGTAGGAGTGTTGCATGTGTTAGCTACATTAAGTGTTATCTTCCAGTATCTCACTAATGTACCCTATAAAGAAGTATATGTGGGTGTGTTTATATTAGCTATCATGGGAGTTGTTCTTTACCAAGTATTTGCAATTAAGGCGTATAAAAGTGAATTAAACTAAAGAAAGATATTTAGATATACTCATATCAGACCTGAGTTTTATAAGTGTTTAAATTTAAGATTAGTATTCGTATTCAAAAAATGCCATATACAAAGTGAAAAGTATGAGTATTCTAGAATTTAGGATGACATAGGTTTGATGATTTTCATAGATAGTGAGGTTGTTTTTGTCTCAAAGCTTGCACTCGATAGATTGTCTACTATTGATTTTATGTTATAGTAGTGTTTTTATAAGAAGTGTCGCAGTGCTCTACTAATGTTCCCATTCTTAAGCAGGGGTGTTTAAGATTCATGTGTAGAGAGTGTAAGTGTTCAATAGTAAAATAGTTTACAAAATGTATTTGAGTGTTAAGTTATATCGACTTTCCATTGAATGCTAGCTTTGAGACTTAAACAATTTCCTTCTAAAAGCTGTTAAAATAGAAATTAACAGCTTTTTCAGTATAGGTAAAATACTTGTTCTGAATAAAGGATAAATATTTAAGCCATGCAAATATTAAGCTATAAAAGTCGAACGTTGGCTTTAACTGCAATAATTATCATATTGCTTATGGTATATACAATTATACCAAGTACAAAAATTGTATTGGCTGGAGTGGTTCTGTTGGTCTTCGACTTTTGGAAAAACTACGAATCACGAAGTAATGCAGTAGTAATAGGGCTATCGGTAGCCACTTTAATCTCCATTATTTTGGAGTTTATAAATATCAGCTCTTATCAATTTTATATTGAAATAGGGATTATACTGCTTATTATAGCTACCATTTTGTACTATGTATTTGGTCGTAAAGTTCGCCATAAAGAACTCTAGACATATATGAAATGATCTCGTTGATAAAAATCCTCTCACTTATGACATGAGAGGATTTTTTTATGCAATAACCATCCAGCTATTTAGAACAATGAGTCTATGTTTACTTAGAGTTGGATATAATTGGATGTAATCTATGTTGTGTCATTACTCTTCCAGGTATTTCTTTGAATAAGTATAATCTTTAAAATATGCTGTAATAATTTCATAATTAGCCAGTTATGTTGTATATTAGGGATACTGCCTAGTTGAGACAGAAATCTATATTCATTTTACGAACAACATCTTGTACACTGCATTTACCTTATTTATTGAGGGTAGAGGTATGTATATGTAGCTTCTTAATAGATAGGAGAGGATGCAACTCGTAAAAACTTATTTCGATGAAGGCAGGCAATTATTGTTGTATAGAAACTAAACTTGCTAGACTATGAATGTTAATCGCATAAAAAGAGACAAATTAAGTCATATTCAATTGCGTAGACGCTTGGATGATAATAGTGTGCTGATCGAGAACTACGAAATTGATAGTGGTGATGTTCACCAGCGTAAATTTTCT is part of the Bacteroides coprosuis DSM 18011 genome and harbors:
- a CDS encoding hypothetical protein (KEGG: sab:SAB0978 cell division protein~SPTR: Putative uncharacterized protein;~IMG reference gene:2504107229), whose protein sequence is MKKSVEMYKIATVLSVFLIYLIGNSVMVAGGVSLSYKIIFFEIIFMLGVLLSIDLYITLREQIGMQVLIYTLCSIWVIIYDTSWGDKYWLSLAFLGLYSYLYRTIFIKKQSLHVVKKPIPLWSI
- a CDS encoding hypothetical protein (KEGG: pcb:PC000454.02.0 hypothetical protein~SPTR: Putative uncharacterized protein;~IMG reference gene:2504107230), giving the protein MKNPRSQERTYTLCSLIILHIVGYYILLTYFRTNWSILIYGVIIMSLFFLFLEGYRFRKEVRMAYLSSFFTFGMAFGLSFFTSWFDRHLLSIGFIALQMGIYKFLAGEIMLKIPFKVRRMVLN
- a CDS encoding hypothetical protein (KEGG: dha:DEHA2D02090g DEHA2D02090p~SPTR: DEHA2D02090p;~IMG reference gene:2504107231), with protein sequence MQIYLLLLICTNKIQNNYYYANNKAKYLSERSKIVCNRASVKENYFKINIPLKGCTK
- a CDS encoding hypothetical protein (KEGG: bth:BT_0864 putative permease~SPTR: Putative permease;~IMG reference gene:2504107232) produces the protein MKSLNLEKRTLILSGAILVALAISSLTSSMLAAILIMLVMLFDYDNVSLPRSKTTVGVLHVLATLSVIFQYLTNVPYKEVYVGVFILAIMGVVLYQVFAIKAYKSELN
- a CDS encoding hypothetical protein (KEGG: msi:Msm_1724 hypothetical protein~SPTR: Conserved hypothetical membrane protein Msm_1724;~IMG reference gene:2504107233), translated to MQILSYKSRTLALTAIIIILLMVYTIIPSTKIVLAGVVLLVFDFWKNYESRSNAVVIGLSVATLISIILEFINISSYQFYIEIGIILLIIATILYYVFGRKVRHKEL